A window of Diospyros lotus cultivar Yz01 chromosome 14, ASM1463336v1, whole genome shotgun sequence contains these coding sequences:
- the LOC127790207 gene encoding phospholipase D alpha 1-like isoform X1, producing the protein MNSVLERTAFADLYFLSLSVSSVEMTSYLLHGTLHATIYEVDKLHSSGGGGIFNKLMENIEETVGFGKGTPKIYATIDLEKARVGRTRLIENEPNNPRWYESFHIYCAHMASNVIFTIKDDNPIGATLIGRAYIPVQEIRDGAEVDRWVEILDGDKNPIKAGSKIHVKLQYFEVNQERNWAHGIKSSKYPGVPYTFFPQRHGNRVSLYQDAHVPDNFVPKIPLAGGKYYEAHRCWEDIFDAITNAKHLIYITGWSVYTKISLIRDKRIQKQGSDIHLGDLLKKKASEGVRVLMLVWDDRTSVDVLKKDGLMATHDEETENFFQNTDVHCVLCPRNPDEGGSIVQGLQISTMFTHHQKIVAVDSQMPTGESQSRRIVSFVGGIDLCDGRYDTPFHSLFRTLDSAHSDDFHQPNFTGASIQKGGPREPWHDIHCRLEGPVAWDVLYNFEQRWRKQGGKDVLVNLRELDGIIIPPSPVTFPDDHETWNVQLFRSIDDGAAFGFPDTPEEAAKAGLVSGKDNAIDRSIHDAYIHAIRRAKNFIYIENQYFLGSCFGWNSDDIKDEDIGALHVIPKELSLKIVSKIEAGERFTVYVVVPMWPEGIPESGSVQAILDWQRRTMQMMYKDVIQALREKGIEEDPRNYLTFFCLGNREMKRSGEYEPPETPEPDSDYKRAQEARRFMIYVHAKMMIVDDEYIIIGSANINQRSMDGARDSEIAMGAYQPYNLATRQQPARGQIHGFRMALWYEHLGMLDETFQHPESIECVSKVNQMSDRYWEAYSSDSLEGDLRGHLLRYPVEVSSDGEVKDFHGIEFFPDTKAKVLGAKSDYLPPILTT; encoded by the exons ATGAACTCGGTCTTGGAAAGGACGGCATTTGCGgatctttatttcctttctctctctgtctcgTCG GTGGAAATGACTTCTTATCTGCTTCATGGAACACTTCATGCTACGATCTATGAGGTCGACAAGCTTCACTCCAGTGGGGGCGGTGGGATCTTCAACAAG CTTATGGAGAACATTGAGGAGACTGTTGGTTTTGGCAAAGGAACTCCCAAGATCTATGCAACTATTGATCTAGAGAAGGCAAGGGTTGGCCGGACCAGGCTCATAGAAAATGAACCTAACAACCCTAGGTGGTATGAGTCTTTTCACATTTACTGTGCTCATATGGcttcaaatgttatttttaccATCAAAGACGATAATCCTATTGGGGCAACGTTGATTGGAAGAGCTTATATACCTGTTCAAGAAATCAGGGATGGGGCTGAAGTTGATAGATGGGTTGAGATCTTGGATGGAGACAAAAATCCTATAAAAGCAGGCTCAAAAATCCACGTGAAGCTGCAATATTTTGAGGTCAATCAGGAGCGCAACTGGGCTCATGGCATTAAAAGTTCCAAGTACCCTGGCGTTCCGTACACATTCTTCCCACAAAGACATGGAAATAGGGTTTCTTTGTATCAAGATGCTCATGTTCCTGACAATTTTGTTCCCAAAATCCCTCTTGCTGGAGGAAAGTACTACGAGGCCCATAGATGTTGGGAAGATATCTTTGATGCAATAACTAATGCAAAACACTTGATTTACATTACTGGCTGGTCCGTATATACCAAAATTTCCTTGATAAGGGACAAAAGGATTCAAAAGCAAGGAAGTGACATCCACCTGGGCGATCTGCTTAAGAAAAAGGCAAGTGAAGGTGTCAGGGTTCTTATGCTTGTTTGGGATGACAGAACTTCTGTGGATGTACTGAAGAAGGATGGGTTGATGGCCACTCACGATGAAGAAACTGAAAATTTCTTCCAGAATACTGATGTCCACTGTGTCTTGTGCCCTCGTAATCCAGATGAGGGTGGAAGCATTGTTCAGGGTTTACAAATATCGACCATGTTCACCCATCACCAGAAAATTGTGGCTGTGGACAGTCAGATGCCTACTGGAGAATCGCAGAGTAGGAGGATTGTGAGTTTTGTTGGGGGTATTGATCTTTGTGATGGCAGATATGATACTCCTTTCCATTCACTTTTCAGGACTTTGGACTCTGCACACAGTGATGATTTTCACCAGCCTAACTTCACTGGTGCATCAATCCAAAAAGGTGGACCAAGGGAGCCTTGGCATGATATTCACTGCCGACTTGAAGGACCTGTTGCTTGGGATGTTCTATATAACTTTGAACAGAGATGGAGAAAGCAAGGAGGGAAGGATGTACTTGTTAACTTGAGAGAGCTTGATGGTATTATCATTCCTCCATCCCCGGTGACCTTCCCTGATGACCATGAGACATGGAATGTCCAGTTGTTCAGATCAATTGATGATGGGGCTGCTTTTGGCTTCCCTGATACACCTGAAGAAGCAGCAAAAGCTGGGCTTGTCAGCGGGAAGGATAATGCCATTGATCGAAGTATTCATGATGCTTATATCCATGCTATCCGACGGGCTAAGAACttcatatatattgaaaatcagTATTTTCTTGGCAGCTGTTTTGGCTGGAATTCTGATGATATCAAGGATGAGGATATTGGTGCTTTGCATGTAATTCCCAAGGAGCTTTCATTAAAGATTGTTAGCAAGATTGAGGCTGGGGAGAGGTTCACTGTATATGTTGTGGTCCCCATGTGGCCAGAGGGAATCCCAGAAAGTGGATCAGTTCAGGCAATATTAGATTGGCAGAGGAGGACAATGCAGATGATGTATAAAGATGTAATTCAGGCTCTCCGAGAGAAGGGCATCGAAGAGGATCCTAGGAACTATTTGACGTTTTTTTGCCTGGGCAATCGGGAGATGAAGAGAAGTGGAGAATATGAACCTCCAGAGACACCAGAGCCCGACTCAGATTATAAGAGAGCCCAGGAAGCTAGGCGCTTCATGATTTATGTTCATGCAAAAATGATGATAG TTGACGACGAATACATAATCATAGGATCTGCCAACATCAACCAGAGGTCAATGGACGGCGCCAGGGACTCAGAGATAGCAATGGGAGCCTACCAACCATATAACTTAGCCACCAGGCAGCAGCCGGCTAGGGGTCAGATTCATGGTTTCCGCATGGCACTGTGGTATGAGCACCTTGGCATGCTTGACGAAACATTCCAACACCCAGAGAGCATTGAGTGTGTCTCAAAGGTGAATCAGATGTCTGATAGATACTGGGAAGCGTACTCGAGCGACAGTCTAGAAGGCGACCTGCGCGGCCACCTCCTTCGCTACCCTGTTGAAGTCTCGAGTGACGGTGAAGTCAAGGATTTTCATGGGATCGAGTTCTTCCCCGACACAAAGGCGAAGGTCCTGGGTGCAAAATCTGACTACCTGCCGCCTATCCTTACAACCTAG
- the LOC127790207 gene encoding phospholipase D alpha 1-like isoform X2, translating to MTSYLLHGTLHATIYEVDKLHSSGGGGIFNKLMENIEETVGFGKGTPKIYATIDLEKARVGRTRLIENEPNNPRWYESFHIYCAHMASNVIFTIKDDNPIGATLIGRAYIPVQEIRDGAEVDRWVEILDGDKNPIKAGSKIHVKLQYFEVNQERNWAHGIKSSKYPGVPYTFFPQRHGNRVSLYQDAHVPDNFVPKIPLAGGKYYEAHRCWEDIFDAITNAKHLIYITGWSVYTKISLIRDKRIQKQGSDIHLGDLLKKKASEGVRVLMLVWDDRTSVDVLKKDGLMATHDEETENFFQNTDVHCVLCPRNPDEGGSIVQGLQISTMFTHHQKIVAVDSQMPTGESQSRRIVSFVGGIDLCDGRYDTPFHSLFRTLDSAHSDDFHQPNFTGASIQKGGPREPWHDIHCRLEGPVAWDVLYNFEQRWRKQGGKDVLVNLRELDGIIIPPSPVTFPDDHETWNVQLFRSIDDGAAFGFPDTPEEAAKAGLVSGKDNAIDRSIHDAYIHAIRRAKNFIYIENQYFLGSCFGWNSDDIKDEDIGALHVIPKELSLKIVSKIEAGERFTVYVVVPMWPEGIPESGSVQAILDWQRRTMQMMYKDVIQALREKGIEEDPRNYLTFFCLGNREMKRSGEYEPPETPEPDSDYKRAQEARRFMIYVHAKMMIVDDEYIIIGSANINQRSMDGARDSEIAMGAYQPYNLATRQQPARGQIHGFRMALWYEHLGMLDETFQHPESIECVSKVNQMSDRYWEAYSSDSLEGDLRGHLLRYPVEVSSDGEVKDFHGIEFFPDTKAKVLGAKSDYLPPILTT from the exons ATGACTTCTTATCTGCTTCATGGAACACTTCATGCTACGATCTATGAGGTCGACAAGCTTCACTCCAGTGGGGGCGGTGGGATCTTCAACAAG CTTATGGAGAACATTGAGGAGACTGTTGGTTTTGGCAAAGGAACTCCCAAGATCTATGCAACTATTGATCTAGAGAAGGCAAGGGTTGGCCGGACCAGGCTCATAGAAAATGAACCTAACAACCCTAGGTGGTATGAGTCTTTTCACATTTACTGTGCTCATATGGcttcaaatgttatttttaccATCAAAGACGATAATCCTATTGGGGCAACGTTGATTGGAAGAGCTTATATACCTGTTCAAGAAATCAGGGATGGGGCTGAAGTTGATAGATGGGTTGAGATCTTGGATGGAGACAAAAATCCTATAAAAGCAGGCTCAAAAATCCACGTGAAGCTGCAATATTTTGAGGTCAATCAGGAGCGCAACTGGGCTCATGGCATTAAAAGTTCCAAGTACCCTGGCGTTCCGTACACATTCTTCCCACAAAGACATGGAAATAGGGTTTCTTTGTATCAAGATGCTCATGTTCCTGACAATTTTGTTCCCAAAATCCCTCTTGCTGGAGGAAAGTACTACGAGGCCCATAGATGTTGGGAAGATATCTTTGATGCAATAACTAATGCAAAACACTTGATTTACATTACTGGCTGGTCCGTATATACCAAAATTTCCTTGATAAGGGACAAAAGGATTCAAAAGCAAGGAAGTGACATCCACCTGGGCGATCTGCTTAAGAAAAAGGCAAGTGAAGGTGTCAGGGTTCTTATGCTTGTTTGGGATGACAGAACTTCTGTGGATGTACTGAAGAAGGATGGGTTGATGGCCACTCACGATGAAGAAACTGAAAATTTCTTCCAGAATACTGATGTCCACTGTGTCTTGTGCCCTCGTAATCCAGATGAGGGTGGAAGCATTGTTCAGGGTTTACAAATATCGACCATGTTCACCCATCACCAGAAAATTGTGGCTGTGGACAGTCAGATGCCTACTGGAGAATCGCAGAGTAGGAGGATTGTGAGTTTTGTTGGGGGTATTGATCTTTGTGATGGCAGATATGATACTCCTTTCCATTCACTTTTCAGGACTTTGGACTCTGCACACAGTGATGATTTTCACCAGCCTAACTTCACTGGTGCATCAATCCAAAAAGGTGGACCAAGGGAGCCTTGGCATGATATTCACTGCCGACTTGAAGGACCTGTTGCTTGGGATGTTCTATATAACTTTGAACAGAGATGGAGAAAGCAAGGAGGGAAGGATGTACTTGTTAACTTGAGAGAGCTTGATGGTATTATCATTCCTCCATCCCCGGTGACCTTCCCTGATGACCATGAGACATGGAATGTCCAGTTGTTCAGATCAATTGATGATGGGGCTGCTTTTGGCTTCCCTGATACACCTGAAGAAGCAGCAAAAGCTGGGCTTGTCAGCGGGAAGGATAATGCCATTGATCGAAGTATTCATGATGCTTATATCCATGCTATCCGACGGGCTAAGAACttcatatatattgaaaatcagTATTTTCTTGGCAGCTGTTTTGGCTGGAATTCTGATGATATCAAGGATGAGGATATTGGTGCTTTGCATGTAATTCCCAAGGAGCTTTCATTAAAGATTGTTAGCAAGATTGAGGCTGGGGAGAGGTTCACTGTATATGTTGTGGTCCCCATGTGGCCAGAGGGAATCCCAGAAAGTGGATCAGTTCAGGCAATATTAGATTGGCAGAGGAGGACAATGCAGATGATGTATAAAGATGTAATTCAGGCTCTCCGAGAGAAGGGCATCGAAGAGGATCCTAGGAACTATTTGACGTTTTTTTGCCTGGGCAATCGGGAGATGAAGAGAAGTGGAGAATATGAACCTCCAGAGACACCAGAGCCCGACTCAGATTATAAGAGAGCCCAGGAAGCTAGGCGCTTCATGATTTATGTTCATGCAAAAATGATGATAG TTGACGACGAATACATAATCATAGGATCTGCCAACATCAACCAGAGGTCAATGGACGGCGCCAGGGACTCAGAGATAGCAATGGGAGCCTACCAACCATATAACTTAGCCACCAGGCAGCAGCCGGCTAGGGGTCAGATTCATGGTTTCCGCATGGCACTGTGGTATGAGCACCTTGGCATGCTTGACGAAACATTCCAACACCCAGAGAGCATTGAGTGTGTCTCAAAGGTGAATCAGATGTCTGATAGATACTGGGAAGCGTACTCGAGCGACAGTCTAGAAGGCGACCTGCGCGGCCACCTCCTTCGCTACCCTGTTGAAGTCTCGAGTGACGGTGAAGTCAAGGATTTTCATGGGATCGAGTTCTTCCCCGACACAAAGGCGAAGGTCCTGGGTGCAAAATCTGACTACCTGCCGCCTATCCTTACAACCTAG